One Danio rerio strain Tuebingen ecotype United States chromosome 22, GRCz12tu, whole genome shotgun sequence genomic window carries:
- the si:dkey-103k4.2 gene encoding stonustoxin subunit beta isoform X2, translated as MLSFELLKNIWYNACNITLDPNTAHEMLSVAEDNKTLVRNSEPMIYPDHPDRFTGLPQILCKERLSGRCYWEAEWKGLGDMVVSYGGIGRKGESLDCRFGANDKSWILSCFIGEKLIAWHDNMGVYIPLPTTPYNRIGVFLDEPAGILSVFSVPDENTLNHLYTFKTKFTEPLYAGFVLYTESVAPFTHTDLSGKLPAIFWKGCMCEQVLFENTGNFVLAIFWKEKL; from the exons ATGTTGAGCTTTGaacttttgaaaaatatttggtaCA ATGCGTGTAATATCACTCTTGATCCAAATACTGCACATGAAATGCTCTCAGTTGCAGAGGACAACAAAACATTGGTGCGTAACTCAGAGCCAATGATTTATCCTGATCACCCAGACAGATTTACTGGCCTCCCACAGATTCTGTGTAAAGAGCGTCTGTCTGGACGCTGCTACTGGGAGGCCGAGTGGAAAGGACTGGGTGACATGGTGGTGTCTTATGGAGGAATCGGCAGGAAAGGAGAAAGTCTTGATTGTCGTTTCGGAGCCAATGACAAGTCCTGGATTCTGAGCTGCTTTATTGGAGAGAAACTGATTGCCTGGCATGATAACATGGGGGTTTATATTCCTCTCCCAACAACTCCCTATAACAGAATTGGAGTGTTTCTGGATGAGCCGGCCGGCATTTTGTCCGTCTTCAGTGTCCCTGATGAAAACACACTTAATCACTTGTACACGTTCAAAACCAAATTTACTGAACCCCTCTATGCTGGATTTGTGCTTTATACAGagtcagtagcccctttcacacatacagacctttccggaaaattgccggcaattttctggaaaggttgtatgtgtgaacaggtcctttttgaaaataccggtaatttcgttctggctattttctggaaagagaagttgtaa
- the LOC141380219 gene encoding uncharacterized protein isoform X1, which translates to MRITQLHICLFMWFDATKSLTNIAVTLGADVIITCALDIKEIYWYRQKFPDPPVWILRTYDRTYEKVQYENSILKHKYSVKTNSILFIGNVSTDELAVYYCVKTSEPQKFSNGTRINLTDMSLTSESDDASQNQKSWRNMIIIPSVLVGALSVIAAIGLVIRCADKTCNEVKEQQFVETVLLKHLSGSRSCQSECIFTLLQSNTNAETEHERVREV; encoded by the exons ATGAGGATCACACAGCTCCACATCT GTCTGTTCATGTGGTTTGATGCCACAAAAAGTTTAACAAATATAGCAGTAACTTTAGGAGCTGATGTTATTATAACCTGTGCTCTTGATATAAAGGAAATTTACTGGTACAGACAGAAATTTCCAGATCCTCCAGTGTGGATTTTACGCACTTATGATAGAACATATGAAAAAGTACAATATGAAAACAGCATCTTAAAACACAAATACTCAGTGAAAACTAACAGCATTCTGTTCATCGGAAATGTCAGCACTGATGAATTAGCAGTTTATTATTGTGTCAAAACTAGTGAACCACAAAAATTCAGCAACGGCACCAGAATCAACTTAACCG ACATGTCTTTGACTTCAGAATCAGACGATGCTTCACAAAACCAGAAATCATGGAGAAATATGATCATCATCCCATCTGTCCTGGTTGGCGCTTTATCCGTCATTGCAGCTATTG GTTTGGTCATAAGATGTGCTGATAAAACATGTAATGAAGTGAAAGAGCAACAG TTTGTTGAAACTGTTTTGTTGAAGCATCTCAGTGGAAGCAGATCTTGTCAAAGCGAGTGCATCTTCACTCTTCTGCAGTCAAATACAAATGCGGAAACAGAACACGAGAGAGTCAGAGAAGTTTAA
- the si:dkey-103k4.2 gene encoding uncharacterized protein si:dkey-103k4.2 isoform X1, with protein MRSFQLQLYVLICCQAGVADLLTALGSNVTINCDLDENDVYWILQKTPDPPTVILRSFSTPASSLYLNKSFRIKYSVQFKHRLVINNLTADELGLYYCMSTRTPPQFSSSTRLYITTEPGQLTELDECLNRTAEVFMDQNQTQWQIIGFISALMCGCLLIVLIVSSLVFAAGKTEGLEKHIHAADILRTQVTYQPQDLNKSDACNITLDPNTAHEMLSVAEDNKTLVRNSEPMIYPDHPDRFTGLPQILCKERLSGRCYWEAEWKGLGDMVVSYGGIGRKGESLDCRFGANDKSWILSCFIGEKLIAWHDNMGVYIPLPTTPYNRIGVFLDEPAGILSVFSVPDENTLNHLYTFKTKFTEPLYAGFVLYTESVAPFTHTDLSGKLPAIFWKGCMCEQVLFENTGNFVLAIFWKEKL; from the exons ATGAGGAGTTTTCAGCTTCAGCTCT atgTATTGATCTGTTGTCAAGCAGGAGTGGCAGATCTACTAACTGCTCTGGGATCAAATGTAACCATAAACTGTGATCTTGATGAAAATGACGTTTATTGGATCTTACAGAAAACTCCAGATCCTCCAACAGTGATTCTGCGATCATTCTCAACACCAGCATCGTCTTTATACTTGAATAAATCATTCAGAATCAAATATTCAGTGCAGTTTAAACATCGTCTGGTTATTAATAACCTTACTGCTGATGAATTAGGACTTTATTACTGTATGAGCACACGCACACCTCCACAATTCAGCAGCAGCACCAGATTATACATCACAACCG AACCAGGTCAACTAACTGAATTAGATGAGTGTCTCAATCGTACAGCAGAGGTGTTTATGGATCAGAATCAAACACAATGGCAGATTATTGGCTTCATATCTGCTCTGATGTGTGGCTGTCTGCTCATTGTGCTGATTG TTTCATCTTTAGTTTTTGCTGCTGGAAAAACAGAGGGGCTGGAAAAACACATTCATGCTGCTGATATACTGCGGACTCAAGTTACATATCAGCCTCAAGATTTAAACAAATCCG ATGCGTGTAATATCACTCTTGATCCAAATACTGCACATGAAATGCTCTCAGTTGCAGAGGACAACAAAACATTGGTGCGTAACTCAGAGCCAATGATTTATCCTGATCACCCAGACAGATTTACTGGCCTCCCACAGATTCTGTGTAAAGAGCGTCTGTCTGGACGCTGCTACTGGGAGGCCGAGTGGAAAGGACTGGGTGACATGGTGGTGTCTTATGGAGGAATCGGCAGGAAAGGAGAAAGTCTTGATTGTCGTTTCGGAGCCAATGACAAGTCCTGGATTCTGAGCTGCTTTATTGGAGAGAAACTGATTGCCTGGCATGATAACATGGGGGTTTATATTCCTCTCCCAACAACTCCCTATAACAGAATTGGAGTGTTTCTGGATGAGCCGGCCGGCATTTTGTCCGTCTTCAGTGTCCCTGATGAAAACACACTTAATCACTTGTACACGTTCAAAACCAAATTTACTGAACCCCTCTATGCTGGATTTGTGCTTTATACAGagtcagtagcccctttcacacatacagacctttccggaaaattgccggcaattttctggaaaggttgtatgtgtgaacaggtcctttttgaaaataccggtaatttcgttctggctattttctggaaagagaagttgtaa
- the LOC141380219 gene encoding uncharacterized protein isoform X2, whose product MRITQLHICLFMWFDATKSLTNIAVTLGADVIITCALDIKEIYWYRQKFPDPPVWILRTYDRTYEKVQYENSILKHKYSVKTNSILFIGNVSTDELAVYYCVKTSEPQKFSNGTRINLTESDDASQNQKSWRNMIIIPSVLVGALSVIAAIGLVIRCADKTCNEVKEQQFVETVLLKHLSGSRSCQSECIFTLLQSNTNAETEHERVREV is encoded by the exons ATGAGGATCACACAGCTCCACATCT GTCTGTTCATGTGGTTTGATGCCACAAAAAGTTTAACAAATATAGCAGTAACTTTAGGAGCTGATGTTATTATAACCTGTGCTCTTGATATAAAGGAAATTTACTGGTACAGACAGAAATTTCCAGATCCTCCAGTGTGGATTTTACGCACTTATGATAGAACATATGAAAAAGTACAATATGAAAACAGCATCTTAAAACACAAATACTCAGTGAAAACTAACAGCATTCTGTTCATCGGAAATGTCAGCACTGATGAATTAGCAGTTTATTATTGTGTCAAAACTAGTGAACCACAAAAATTCAGCAACGGCACCAGAATCAACTTAACCG AATCAGACGATGCTTCACAAAACCAGAAATCATGGAGAAATATGATCATCATCCCATCTGTCCTGGTTGGCGCTTTATCCGTCATTGCAGCTATTG GTTTGGTCATAAGATGTGCTGATAAAACATGTAATGAAGTGAAAGAGCAACAG TTTGTTGAAACTGTTTTGTTGAAGCATCTCAGTGGAAGCAGATCTTGTCAAAGCGAGTGCATCTTCACTCTTCTGCAGTCAAATACAAATGCGGAAACAGAACACGAGAGAGTCAGAGAAGTTTAA